A window from Aeromonas rivipollensis encodes these proteins:
- a CDS encoding siderophore amonabactin TonB-dependent receptor — translation MQLQHGVFRLNPILLSLGLLAVPGLAQAESVKANETMVVTATQTKHTELSAPASVSVVTRADLDKMNVNNIGDALKHVPGVNIVSTNPTGRNEIKIRGMGGDYTLLLINGKRVNARETLGSAYGNDFDLSSIPMAAIERIEVIRGPVSSLYGADALGGVVNVILRQAREKTEAAVGYTHSMPTKGDGGDANQASAYVSGALIDNKLLGSVVVEGYQRDNWKSDQSNNPDADALEKREVVNVLTSLKWLVADNQDIDFDLGYNQNDMDSYFNNVPRAPTAPATPHNVQNLDRLSLGLTHNGRWEHFDSRARYYFEQIDLMDDSQLNGGAADVTQTNNTVDGQVSGYLGDHLLTSGAELRKTELEHSRNIANGSVDATQSAVYLQDEFGFGDLALTLSGRLDHHETYGTEFSPRAYALYTLTDEWVIKGGAGKAFKAPTLAQSSEGFSTTACRGACQVIGNPDLKPETAVSYELGTAYEAARFGAGVTGFHNEIEDLIQSDQWGPGYRPTVMTYLNVKEARIKGLELTGWVDVLDNVKLTGNFTLLDSVDRSTGDDLAKTPDHTGNLGLDWQASELVSANLAWQYVGSQVLKVPARNSQAFTSKHYQTLDVNTNWTVTPALDFKLGITNLTNTKRDEVATDADFILEGRTVYAGVDYKL, via the coding sequence ATGCAGTTGCAGCATGGCGTATTTCGTTTGAACCCGATTTTGCTCTCCCTCGGCCTGCTGGCCGTACCTGGCCTGGCCCAGGCAGAGTCGGTCAAGGCCAACGAGACCATGGTGGTCACCGCCACCCAGACCAAGCACACCGAGCTGTCCGCCCCGGCCAGCGTCTCGGTGGTGACCCGTGCCGATCTGGACAAGATGAACGTCAACAACATCGGCGATGCCCTCAAGCACGTGCCGGGTGTCAACATCGTCTCCACCAACCCCACCGGCCGCAACGAGATCAAGATCCGTGGCATGGGGGGTGACTACACCCTGCTGCTGATCAACGGCAAGCGGGTCAACGCCCGCGAGACCCTGGGCAGCGCCTACGGCAACGACTTCGACTTGAGCTCCATCCCCATGGCCGCCATCGAGCGCATCGAGGTGATCCGTGGCCCCGTCTCCTCCCTATACGGGGCAGATGCCCTGGGCGGCGTGGTCAACGTGATCCTGCGCCAGGCCAGGGAGAAGACCGAGGCCGCCGTCGGTTACACCCACAGCATGCCCACCAAGGGAGATGGCGGCGATGCCAACCAGGCCAGCGCCTATGTTTCCGGCGCCCTCATCGACAACAAGCTGCTGGGCAGCGTGGTGGTGGAAGGCTATCAGCGCGACAACTGGAAGAGCGATCAGTCCAACAACCCGGACGCCGATGCCCTGGAAAAACGGGAAGTGGTCAACGTGCTGACCAGCCTGAAGTGGCTGGTGGCAGACAACCAGGACATCGACTTCGATCTGGGTTACAACCAGAACGACATGGACAGCTACTTCAACAACGTGCCCCGCGCCCCGACCGCACCGGCCACCCCCCACAACGTGCAGAACCTGGATCGCCTGAGTCTGGGGCTGACCCACAACGGCCGTTGGGAGCACTTCGACAGCCGCGCTCGTTACTACTTCGAGCAAATCGATCTGATGGATGACTCCCAGCTCAATGGCGGCGCCGCCGATGTCACCCAGACCAACAACACTGTGGACGGTCAGGTCAGCGGTTACCTGGGTGATCACCTGCTCACCTCCGGTGCCGAGCTGCGCAAGACAGAGCTGGAGCACAGCCGCAACATCGCCAATGGCAGCGTGGATGCGACCCAGAGCGCCGTCTACCTGCAGGATGAATTCGGCTTCGGCGATCTGGCCCTGACCCTCTCCGGTCGTCTGGATCACCACGAGACCTATGGCACCGAGTTCAGCCCGCGCGCCTATGCCCTCTACACCCTGACCGACGAGTGGGTGATCAAGGGGGGCGCCGGCAAGGCGTTCAAGGCCCCGACTCTGGCCCAGTCCAGCGAAGGCTTCTCCACTACCGCCTGTCGCGGCGCCTGCCAGGTCATCGGCAACCCGGATCTGAAGCCGGAAACCGCCGTCAGCTACGAGCTGGGCACCGCCTACGAGGCCGCGCGCTTCGGCGCCGGGGTGACCGGCTTCCACAACGAGATCGAGGATCTGATCCAGAGCGATCAGTGGGGCCCGGGCTACCGTCCGACCGTGATGACCTACCTCAACGTCAAGGAGGCCCGCATCAAGGGTCTGGAGCTGACCGGCTGGGTCGACGTGCTGGACAACGTGAAGCTGACCGGCAACTTCACCCTGCTGGACTCAGTGGACAGGAGCACTGGGGACGATCTGGCCAAGACCCCGGATCACACCGGCAACCTCGGCCTGGACTGGCAGGCGAGCGAGCTCGTCAGCGCCAACCTGGCCTGGCAATACGTTGGCAGCCAGGTGCTCAAGGTACCGGCCCGCAACTCCCAGGCGTTCACCTCCAAGCACTACCAGACCCTGGACGTCAACACCAACTGGACCGTCACCCCGGCGCTGGACTTCAAGCTCGGCATCACCAACCTCACCAACACCAAGCGTGACGAGGTGGCCACCGACGCCGACTTCATCCTGGAAGGACGCACCGTCTACGCAGGTGTCGATTACAAGCTGTAA
- a CDS encoding amonabactin ABC transporter permease subunit 2 yields the protein MLRYQAQLFWLGVLLLLLLISLSLATGAGVYGGREVAGFLLGDPALVADEKLAMIVNTLRLPRTLAALVVGVCLALAASMLQSATRNPLAEPGLLGVNAGAVFALVIGLTYFGVESAYGYLLWSGMGALLGNLIVLGLGLMVGRSNPLKLILVGVALSATFGGLSNFLLLSNRVVLEQFRFWNLGSLAASSLESVLTVIPFALAALLLTLALCRQLTLMQMGDNQAQALGIRPTRVRIGVLLAATLFTACAIAIAGPIGFVGFLAAYCARLVEPVRLAIQVRFSALFGVLFLLGADILARWLLQPFELPNGVILALIGAPVLILVVRSGGFRSLLAVK from the coding sequence GTGCTCAGATACCAAGCTCAGCTGTTCTGGCTCGGAGTGCTGCTCCTCTTACTACTGATTTCTCTGTCACTGGCCACCGGCGCCGGTGTCTATGGTGGCCGCGAGGTCGCCGGTTTCCTGCTGGGCGATCCCGCCCTGGTGGCCGATGAAAAACTCGCCATGATAGTCAATACATTGCGATTGCCCCGCACCCTGGCGGCCCTGGTGGTGGGGGTCTGTCTCGCACTCGCCGCCTCCATGCTGCAAAGCGCCACCCGCAACCCCCTGGCCGAACCCGGCCTGCTCGGGGTCAACGCCGGTGCCGTCTTCGCCCTGGTGATAGGGCTGACCTATTTCGGTGTCGAATCCGCCTACGGTTACCTGCTCTGGTCCGGCATGGGGGCCCTGCTCGGCAACCTCATAGTGCTGGGTCTCGGCCTCATGGTAGGGCGCTCCAACCCCCTCAAGCTCATCCTGGTGGGGGTCGCCCTCTCCGCCACCTTCGGCGGCCTCTCCAACTTCCTGCTGCTCTCCAACCGGGTAGTGCTGGAACAGTTCCGCTTCTGGAACTTAGGGTCGCTCGCCGCCTCCAGCCTGGAGTCCGTGCTGACGGTGATCCCCTTCGCGCTGGCCGCCCTGCTGCTGACTCTGGCGCTCTGCCGTCAGCTCACCCTGATGCAGATGGGGGACAACCAGGCCCAGGCGCTCGGCATCCGGCCGACCCGGGTGCGCATCGGCGTGCTGCTGGCCGCCACCCTGTTCACCGCCTGCGCCATCGCCATCGCCGGTCCCATCGGCTTCGTCGGCTTCCTCGCCGCCTACTGCGCCCGCCTGGTGGAGCCGGTGCGCCTGGCCATCCAGGTGCGCTTCTCCGCCCTGTTCGGGGTGCTGTTCCTGCTCGGTGCCGACATACTGGCGCGCTGGCTGCTGCAGCCGTTCGAGTTGCCCAACGGCGTCATTCTGGCGCTGATCGGCGCCCCCGTGCTCATCCTGGTGGTGCGCAGCGGCGGCTTCCGCTCCCTGCTGGCCGTCAAATAA
- a CDS encoding amonabactin ABC transporter permease subunit 1 → MRAPLPETPVPTGTLCLRLGRRTLLLERRAWLITLALIVALVLLSLLALTLGSGKITMMGVVQTLLGEGSRLDQVTVFKIRLPRIVAVLVAGAAMGLSGCLVQTLVRNRLATPDMIGVNEGASLAIIIFSLYLTLGSWPWWAAPFGALFAAAVLYALCNKPGEQGYLFVVIGIGVSELMNAIGQFAMSTQSLVHLTSLYLWNMGNFVGQGYGTVLPVGILILLICPWILYLSRALGVLRLGPVTARTLGVNVNRVQLGVLAQAILVAALGTAIGGPVVFIAMAAPILASWLSRDRIVPLWIAALCGALMLLASDTLVRVLASPHEVATGIMTRILGGLLLLFILIKDRQRAD, encoded by the coding sequence ATGAGGGCCCCCCTGCCCGAGACCCCAGTCCCCACCGGCACCCTCTGCCTGCGCCTCGGCCGCCGCACCCTGCTGCTGGAGCGCCGCGCCTGGCTTATCACCCTCGCGCTGATCGTCGCACTGGTGCTGCTCTCCCTGCTGGCCCTGACCCTGGGCTCCGGCAAGATCACCATGATGGGTGTCGTCCAGACACTGCTTGGGGAGGGGAGCCGGCTCGACCAGGTGACGGTGTTCAAGATCCGGCTGCCGCGCATCGTCGCCGTGCTGGTGGCCGGCGCCGCCATGGGCCTCTCCGGCTGCCTGGTGCAGACCCTGGTCCGCAATCGCCTCGCCACCCCAGACATGATAGGGGTCAACGAGGGGGCCTCCCTGGCCATCATCATCTTCTCCCTCTATCTGACCCTGGGCAGCTGGCCCTGGTGGGCCGCGCCCTTCGGTGCCCTGTTTGCCGCCGCCGTGCTCTATGCCCTGTGCAACAAGCCGGGGGAGCAGGGCTACCTGTTCGTGGTGATCGGCATAGGCGTCTCCGAGCTGATGAACGCCATCGGCCAGTTCGCCATGTCCACCCAGTCCCTGGTGCACCTCACCAGCCTCTACCTCTGGAACATGGGCAACTTCGTCGGCCAGGGCTATGGCACTGTGCTGCCGGTGGGGATACTGATCCTGCTCATCTGCCCCTGGATCCTCTATCTCTCCCGCGCCCTCGGCGTGCTGCGCCTAGGGCCCGTCACCGCCAGAACCCTGGGGGTCAACGTGAACCGGGTGCAGCTCGGGGTGCTGGCCCAGGCCATACTGGTGGCGGCCCTTGGCACCGCCATCGGCGGCCCCGTGGTGTTCATCGCCATGGCGGCCCCCATACTCGCCTCCTGGCTCTCCCGGGATCGCATAGTGCCGCTCTGGATTGCGGCCCTGTGCGGCGCCCTGATGCTGCTCGCCAGCGACACCCTGGTGCGGGTGCTGGCCAGCCCCCACGAGGTGGCCACCGGCATCATGACCCGTATCCTCGGCGGCCTGCTGCTGCTGTTCATCCTTATCAAAGACAGGCAGAGAGCCGACTGA
- a CDS encoding amonabactin ABC transporter ATP-binding protein, whose amino-acid sequence MTLCVNNLRFGYQHKPVFDDVSFTLPKGKLVGIVGPNGGGKSTLLKLLAGQEQPQSGEILLKGRPLGSYGMKALARELAYLPQRPLVPPGIRVEQLVQYGRHPHQGWFTQWSEEDARMVDWARQRMQLDAIWQQSANSLSGGQAQRVWLAMVLAQDADLILLDEPTSALDIGHQTEVMEAIHRVAAEGKTVLIVIHDLATAARYCDELIALGDGGIQAMGPAREVVTKSLIDRLYQTDVDILHAPGDGAPVIVPRRRCEEVPRRRQDTAPSKQSA is encoded by the coding sequence ATGACCCTCTGCGTGAATAACCTGCGTTTCGGCTATCAGCACAAGCCCGTGTTTGACGACGTCTCCTTCACCCTGCCCAAAGGCAAGCTGGTGGGCATCGTCGGCCCCAACGGGGGTGGCAAGTCCACCCTGCTCAAACTGCTGGCGGGCCAGGAGCAGCCCCAGTCCGGGGAGATACTGCTCAAGGGCAGGCCCCTGGGTAGCTATGGCATGAAGGCCCTGGCCCGGGAGCTGGCCTACCTGCCCCAGCGCCCCCTGGTGCCGCCTGGCATCCGGGTCGAACAGCTGGTGCAGTACGGCCGCCATCCCCATCAGGGTTGGTTCACCCAGTGGAGCGAGGAGGACGCCCGCATGGTGGACTGGGCCAGGCAGCGGATGCAGCTCGATGCCATCTGGCAGCAGAGCGCCAATTCGCTCTCCGGCGGCCAGGCCCAGCGGGTCTGGCTCGCCATGGTGCTGGCCCAGGATGCGGATCTCATCTTGCTGGACGAGCCCACCAGCGCCCTGGACATAGGCCACCAGACCGAGGTGATGGAGGCCATCCACAGGGTCGCCGCCGAGGGCAAGACGGTGCTCATCGTCATCCATGATCTCGCCACCGCCGCCCGCTACTGCGACGAGCTGATTGCCCTGGGGGACGGCGGCATCCAGGCCATGGGCCCGGCCCGGGAGGTGGTGACCAAGTCCCTCATCGATCGTCTCTACCAGACAGACGTGGACATATTGCACGCCCCCGGCGATGGCGCCCCTGTCATAGTGCCCCGCAGGCGCTGTGAAGAGGTACCGCGCCGGCGCCAGGATACGGCCCCGAGCAAGCAGTCGGCCTGA
- a CDS encoding 4'-phosphopantetheinyl transferase family protein, with translation MPPLSPITPFLLQRDRLLLPGTSPLTLHRICFDAAAFTPACFEALGMALPASLQGAAPKRLGEFLAGRLAAREALRPFGLGAHGVAIGSAREPLWPVGMEGSISHSQLAGQGVALCGVRPAQGGMGLDLEAWLEADQGAQLWPGIVDEDEWGRLEAGVRSLGLDRARGLTLVFSAKESLFKALYPRVGRYFDFLDARWLGMTDQTLTLELKVPLAPTLPAGWRCTLRWQPLPGGVLTTLLL, from the coding sequence ATGCCCCCCTTATCCCCTATCACTCCCTTCCTTCTGCAACGGGATCGCCTGCTGCTGCCGGGTACGTCCCCATTGACCCTCCATCGCATCTGCTTCGATGCCGCCGCCTTTACCCCCGCCTGCTTCGAGGCCCTGGGCATGGCGCTGCCCGCCAGCCTGCAAGGGGCAGCCCCCAAGCGGTTGGGGGAGTTTCTGGCGGGACGCCTCGCGGCCCGTGAGGCCCTGCGCCCCTTCGGACTGGGCGCGCATGGGGTGGCCATCGGGAGCGCCCGCGAGCCGCTGTGGCCTGTGGGGATGGAGGGGAGCATCAGCCACAGCCAGCTGGCGGGGCAGGGGGTGGCGCTCTGCGGGGTGCGCCCCGCCCAGGGGGGGATGGGGCTGGATCTGGAGGCCTGGCTCGAGGCCGACCAAGGGGCGCAGCTCTGGCCCGGCATCGTCGATGAGGATGAGTGGGGGCGGCTGGAGGCCGGGGTCCGCTCGCTCGGGCTCGACAGAGCCCGGGGGCTGACCCTGGTGTTTTCCGCCAAGGAGAGCCTGTTCAAGGCGCTCTACCCCAGGGTGGGGCGCTATTTCGACTTTCTGGATGCCCGCTGGCTGGGGATGACGGATCAGACCCTCACCCTCGAGCTTAAGGTCCCCCTGGCGCCGACCCTGCCGGCCGGTTGGCGCTGTACCCTGCGCTGGCAACCGCTGCCGGGGGGCGTGCTCACCACCTTGCTGCTGTGA
- a CDS encoding iron-siderophore ABC transporter substrate-binding protein has translation MKIFSPLAAALVLASLVGFQAQAGTRQVLDANGQSQTVPDDPRRVVVLSELDLDSALTLGVQPVGTVNGRGQSTLPRYLLDKAGKEIAVVGDLDNPNLEKLIDLEPDLILTGQTKPELLALLKEIAPTVVTGNWGDPWKTVFNRSANVMNKEAEAKAFLTRYDARLAEARSKLAKHQGEQVSIVRWNPKGPSYMHGGTFASSVVTEMGLARPAHQIGDKSPHSPALSLESLNLLDGDWLVIGTLSASGDAVDAMKQAEQTPAFQQLGAIKGKRFGAVDGSLWTSTGGPQAALRVIDDVEQLLAKPDAAPITQ, from the coding sequence ATGAAGATCTTCTCCCCCCTGGCAGCCGCGCTCGTGCTGGCCAGTCTGGTCGGCTTTCAGGCCCAGGCCGGTACTCGCCAGGTGCTCGATGCCAACGGCCAGTCCCAGACAGTCCCCGATGATCCCCGGCGCGTCGTGGTGCTGAGCGAGCTCGATCTCGACAGCGCCCTGACCCTGGGGGTGCAACCGGTCGGCACCGTCAACGGCCGCGGCCAGTCCACCCTGCCCCGCTATCTGCTGGACAAGGCGGGCAAGGAGATAGCAGTGGTCGGCGATCTGGACAACCCCAATCTGGAGAAACTCATCGATCTGGAGCCCGACCTTATCCTGACCGGCCAGACCAAGCCAGAGCTGCTGGCCCTGCTCAAGGAGATAGCCCCCACCGTCGTCACCGGCAACTGGGGCGATCCCTGGAAGACCGTGTTCAACCGCAGCGCCAATGTGATGAACAAGGAAGCCGAGGCCAAGGCCTTCCTCACCCGGTATGACGCCCGCCTGGCAGAGGCCCGCAGCAAGCTTGCCAAGCACCAGGGGGAGCAGGTGAGCATAGTGCGCTGGAACCCCAAGGGGCCGAGCTACATGCATGGCGGCACCTTCGCCAGCAGCGTGGTCACCGAGATGGGGCTGGCTCGCCCTGCCCACCAGATAGGCGACAAGAGCCCCCACTCCCCGGCCCTGAGCCTGGAGTCCCTCAACCTGCTGGACGGCGACTGGCTGGTGATCGGCACCCTCAGCGCCAGCGGCGATGCGGTAGATGCCATGAAGCAAGCCGAGCAGACCCCGGCCTTCCAGCAGCTCGGCGCCATCAAGGGCAAGCGCTTCGGCGCCGTGGACGGGTCGCTGTGGACCTCCACCGGCGGCCCCCAGGCGGCCCTTAGGGTCATCGACGACGTCGAGCAACTGCTCGCCAAGCCGGACGCGGCCCCCATCACCCAATAA
- the amoH gene encoding amonabactin biosynthesis glycine adenylation protein AmoH — protein sequence MTVTIRHEVPAIQARPAPLEGAANLGKRLAACLAATPLAPAIRMGGEGISEGGSDEQWLSYGALNDRVGRIAARLQGLAVGERVGLYLSRSPDLVASLLACLRLGLCFVPLEPDFPLARLQGIARQARLSAVICDDEVGAPDFGCPLRPLKGPAPGGTLSWPRVDDALAAYMMFTSGSTGEPKGVVISRRALLCFLDGIRERLGLSPNCHWLFITTPAFDISLLEMLGPLWGGGRLTVAGGEHNKDPLGMLALLEADPSINWLQATPACWRMLLKAGWQGRHTLTALCGGEALDSGLAEQLCARTRRLWNCYGPTEATVWSLVSEVIWPPTDGQITISHSLPGYRHWVLDEAGQPVAEGECGELCIESPALCEGYWRKPALTAAAFLRVDVHRLYRTGDRVRRLGADRFLYLGRRDDQVKLRGFRIELGEVEAGLRRQAGVQEAAVRLVGEGDDAMLVGYVEARAGVALNRLALRKGLQATLPHYMVPARLILLDALPKTGSGKLDRKALPLPE from the coding sequence ATGACAGTGACCATCAGGCATGAGGTCCCGGCCATACAGGCCCGGCCCGCCCCCCTCGAGGGGGCGGCCAATCTGGGCAAACGGCTGGCGGCATGTCTGGCCGCCACCCCGCTGGCTCCCGCCATCCGTATGGGCGGGGAGGGCATCAGTGAGGGCGGATCAGATGAGCAGTGGCTTAGCTACGGCGCCCTCAATGATCGCGTGGGCCGGATTGCCGCTCGCCTGCAGGGTCTGGCGGTGGGGGAGCGGGTCGGTCTCTATCTCTCCCGCAGCCCCGATCTGGTGGCCAGCCTGCTGGCTTGCCTGCGCCTCGGTCTCTGCTTCGTGCCCCTTGAGCCGGACTTTCCGCTGGCGCGGCTGCAGGGGATCGCCCGTCAGGCGCGCCTGTCGGCGGTGATCTGCGACGACGAGGTGGGGGCCCCGGATTTCGGTTGTCCCCTGCGCCCCCTCAAGGGGCCGGCCCCTGGCGGGACCCTCTCCTGGCCCAGGGTGGATGACGCCCTGGCCGCCTACATGATGTTTACCTCGGGCTCCACCGGCGAACCCAAGGGGGTGGTCATCAGTCGGCGGGCCCTGCTCTGCTTCCTCGACGGGATCCGCGAGCGGCTCGGACTTTCCCCGAACTGTCACTGGCTCTTTATCACCACCCCGGCCTTCGACATCTCCCTGCTGGAGATGCTGGGGCCGCTCTGGGGCGGTGGCCGGCTGACGGTGGCCGGTGGCGAGCACAACAAGGATCCCCTGGGGATGCTGGCGCTGCTCGAGGCCGACCCCTCCATCAACTGGCTGCAGGCCACCCCGGCCTGCTGGCGCATGCTGCTCAAGGCCGGTTGGCAGGGGCGCCATACCCTCACCGCCCTGTGCGGCGGCGAGGCGCTGGACTCAGGGTTGGCCGAGCAGCTCTGTGCCCGCACCCGGCGGCTGTGGAACTGCTATGGGCCGACCGAGGCCACCGTCTGGTCCCTGGTGAGCGAGGTGATCTGGCCACCGACTGATGGCCAGATCACCATCAGCCACAGCCTGCCCGGCTATCGTCACTGGGTGCTGGACGAGGCGGGGCAGCCGGTGGCAGAGGGGGAGTGCGGCGAGCTCTGTATCGAGAGCCCGGCCCTGTGCGAGGGGTACTGGCGCAAGCCTGCCCTGACGGCGGCGGCCTTCCTGCGGGTCGATGTCCATCGCCTCTATCGCACCGGCGATCGGGTGCGGCGGCTGGGGGCGGACCGCTTCCTCTATCTGGGGCGGCGCGACGATCAGGTCAAGCTGCGGGGCTTTCGCATCGAGCTGGGCGAGGTGGAAGCGGGCCTTCGCCGCCAGGCCGGGGTGCAGGAGGCGGCGGTGCGCCTGGTGGGCGAGGGGGACGACGCCATGCTGGTGGGCTATGTGGAGGCCAGGGCCGGGGTGGCCCTCAATCGGCTGGCCCTGCGCAAGGGGCTGCAGGCGACGCTCCCTCACTACATGGTGCCGGCGCGGCTTATCCTGCTGGATGCCCTGCCCAAGACCGGCAGCGGCAAACTGGATAGAAAGGCGCTGCCCTTGCCGGAGTAG